A DNA window from Pseudomonas wuhanensis contains the following coding sequences:
- a CDS encoding TonB-dependent siderophore receptor, with protein sequence MSASRFMLRPLTRALLMSSTTRSRMTSTGLGLAMTLAMTPYVQAQEWTLNIPAQPLAQALQTLGQQTNLQIIYSPESIQNLRSSALNGRYQEDDSLSAMLKGTGLRHQRDGNTVTLLAPATGSAMELAPTSINGQRLGATTEGSNSYTTGAVTIGKGEHSLKETPQSITVITRKMLDDQNLNTIEQVMEKTPGITVYDSPMGGKYFYSRGFRMTGQYQYDGVPLDIGSSYVQADAFSSDMAIYDRVEVLRGAAGMMKGAGGTAGGVNFVRKRGQDTPHTQLSLSAGTWDNYRGQVDTGGPLNDAGTIRGRAVVTQQTRQYFYDVGERRDQIYYGALDFDLSDYTTLGLGMAYEDVDATPCWGGLPRYADGSDLKLSRSTCLNTAWNNQRSKRATYFGDLKHEFNDNWALKVAGVYSKNTQDMEYAFPSGSVPVGATSTNTPMIGSIFDYDQVDYGLDAYVDGKFDAFGQEHELIVGANASRSHKDDFYAVALLPDSQNVLNPNHHLPQPDESFYLANATRGGPVDMRIKQYGAYSTARLKLADPLTFVLGSRVSWYKSETDSVSFWRGEGTPISSEAKETGQVTPFAALLFDINDNLTVYTSYADIFTPQGNYKTITGTTLKPLIGQSYELGIKGEWFDGRLNSSFNLFRTVQKDAAQDDPACPDSTCSQNSGKVRAQGFEAEVSGEVIDRLQLLAGYTYTQTKVLEDADASQDGVSYNSYVPRHLLRVWGDYALSGPLERVTVGAGVNAQSSNYRVSPSSGNNITQAGYAVWNGRIGYRIDDTWSVALNGNNLFDKRYYATVGSEGWGNFYGEPRNFVMSVKADF encoded by the coding sequence ATGTCCGCATCCCGTTTCATGCTTCGACCTCTGACCCGCGCCCTGTTAATGAGCAGCACGACTCGCTCGCGCATGACGTCCACCGGCCTCGGCCTGGCGATGACCCTGGCCATGACGCCCTATGTCCAGGCCCAGGAATGGACCCTGAACATCCCGGCCCAGCCATTGGCTCAGGCGCTGCAGACGCTCGGTCAACAGACCAACCTGCAAATCATCTACAGCCCCGAGAGCATCCAGAACCTGCGTTCCAGTGCCCTCAACGGCCGCTACCAGGAAGATGATTCGCTCAGCGCGATGCTCAAAGGCACCGGGTTGCGCCATCAGCGCGACGGCAACACGGTCACGCTGCTGGCACCGGCCACCGGCAGTGCGATGGAACTGGCACCGACCAGCATCAACGGTCAGCGGTTGGGCGCGACCACCGAAGGCAGCAACTCCTACACCACCGGCGCGGTGACCATTGGCAAGGGCGAGCATTCACTCAAGGAAACCCCGCAGTCGATCACCGTCATCACGCGCAAGATGCTCGATGACCAGAACCTGAACACCATCGAACAGGTCATGGAAAAGACCCCGGGCATCACCGTTTACGACTCGCCCATGGGCGGCAAGTATTTCTACTCCCGGGGTTTCCGCATGACCGGCCAGTACCAGTACGACGGCGTGCCGCTGGACATCGGCAGCAGCTACGTACAGGCCGACGCCTTCAGCAGCGACATGGCGATCTATGATCGGGTCGAAGTGTTGCGCGGCGCAGCCGGGATGATGAAAGGCGCAGGCGGCACCGCGGGCGGCGTGAACTTCGTGCGCAAGCGCGGCCAGGACACCCCGCACACGCAACTGTCGCTGTCCGCCGGCACCTGGGACAACTACCGTGGCCAGGTCGACACTGGCGGCCCGCTGAACGATGCCGGCACCATTCGTGGCCGGGCCGTGGTCACCCAGCAGACCCGTCAGTATTTCTATGATGTGGGCGAGCGCAGGGATCAGATCTACTACGGCGCCCTGGACTTTGACCTGAGCGACTACACCACCCTGGGCCTGGGCATGGCCTATGAAGACGTCGATGCCACCCCATGCTGGGGCGGCCTGCCCCGCTACGCCGATGGCAGCGACCTGAAGCTCTCTCGCTCCACGTGCCTGAACACCGCCTGGAACAACCAGCGCAGCAAGCGGGCCACTTACTTTGGCGATCTGAAACACGAGTTCAACGACAACTGGGCGCTGAAGGTTGCGGGGGTTTACTCGAAAAACACCCAGGACATGGAATACGCCTTCCCCAGCGGTTCGGTACCGGTTGGCGCCACCAGCACCAATACCCCGATGATCGGCAGCATCTTTGACTACGATCAGGTCGACTACGGCCTCGACGCTTATGTGGACGGCAAGTTCGACGCATTTGGCCAAGAGCACGAGCTGATCGTCGGCGCCAACGCCAGCCGCTCCCACAAAGATGACTTCTACGCCGTGGCCCTCCTGCCTGATAGTCAGAATGTGCTGAACCCCAACCATCACCTGCCCCAGCCGGATGAAAGTTTCTACCTGGCCAACGCCACCCGGGGTGGTCCGGTAGACATGCGGATCAAGCAATATGGCGCCTATTCCACGGCACGCCTGAAACTGGCCGATCCGCTGACCTTCGTACTGGGCAGCCGCGTCAGTTGGTACAAGTCCGAAACCGACTCCGTCTCGTTCTGGCGCGGCGAAGGCACGCCGATCAGTTCCGAGGCCAAGGAAACCGGGCAAGTCACCCCGTTCGCCGCGCTGCTGTTCGACATCAACGACAACCTGACCGTCTACACAAGCTACGCGGATATCTTCACCCCGCAAGGCAACTACAAGACCATCACCGGTACGACCCTCAAGCCATTGATCGGCCAGAGCTATGAACTGGGGATCAAGGGTGAATGGTTCGACGGTCGCCTGAACAGCTCCTTCAACCTGTTCCGCACCGTCCAGAAAGACGCAGCCCAGGATGACCCGGCCTGCCCGGACAGCACCTGCTCGCAGAACTCCGGCAAAGTGCGCGCCCAAGGCTTCGAAGCTGAAGTCAGCGGTGAAGTCATTGACCGCCTGCAGTTGCTGGCCGGCTACACCTACACCCAGACCAAGGTGCTGGAAGACGCCGACGCCAGTCAGGACGGTGTGTCATATAACTCGTATGTGCCACGCCACCTGCTGCGCGTGTGGGGCGATTACGCCCTCAGCGGTCCGCTGGAACGTGTCACCGTCGGTGCTGGCGTCAATGCCCAAAGCAGCAACTACCGCGTCTCGCCGAGCAGCGGCAACAACATCACCCAGGCTGGCTATGCGGTCTGGAACGGTCGCATCGGCTACCG
- a CDS encoding cyclic peptide export ABC transporter produces the protein MTKPTRGAINELFALLKPFRLIVSVSIMLGMIGGLSVTVLLATINNALHSADGLTRTVVMIFAGLCVLALLTSILSDIGTNYVGQHIIARLRKELGEKVLSAPIDQIERYRSHRLIPVLTHDVDTISDFAFAFAPLAISLTVTLGCLGYLALLSWPMFLMMLVAIAIGTTIQAIARAKGMRGFYAARDSEDELQKHYNAIAEGAKELRIHRPRRQRMFVSGIQKTAEKICDTQIRSINTFVIAKSFGSMLFFVVIGLALALQSFWPSSDKAVMSGFVLVLLYMKGPLEHLVSTLPIISRAQIAFRRIAELSEQFSSPEPHLLLEDQGHKPGPVHSLELSNVRYAFPPVEGSEPFRLGPVNLRIQQGDIVFIVGENGCGKTTLIKLLLGLYAPTEGEIRVNDQTITALNRDDYRQNFTTIFADYYLFDDLIQGDRQVPQDATRYLERLEIAHKVSVRDGAFSTTDLSTGQRKRLALVNAWLEERPVLVFDEWAADQDPTFRRIFYTELLPDLKRLGKTIIVISHDDRYFDVADQLVRMEAGKVKSELQPA, from the coding sequence ATGACCAAGCCAACGCGTGGGGCGATCAACGAATTGTTCGCCCTGCTCAAGCCCTTCCGCCTGATCGTCTCTGTGTCCATCATGCTCGGCATGATCGGTGGCCTGAGCGTCACCGTGTTGCTGGCGACCATCAACAATGCCCTGCACTCCGCCGATGGCCTGACCCGCACCGTGGTGATGATTTTCGCCGGGCTGTGCGTGCTGGCGCTGCTGACCTCGATTTTGTCCGACATCGGCACCAATTATGTCGGTCAGCACATCATCGCCAGGCTGCGCAAAGAGCTGGGGGAGAAAGTGCTGTCAGCCCCCATAGACCAGATCGAGCGCTACCGCAGCCACCGATTGATCCCGGTGCTGACCCATGACGTGGACACCATCAGCGATTTCGCCTTCGCCTTCGCGCCGTTGGCGATTTCCCTGACCGTGACCCTGGGTTGCCTCGGCTATCTGGCCCTGCTGTCGTGGCCGATGTTTCTGATGATGCTGGTGGCCATCGCCATCGGCACCACCATCCAGGCCATCGCCCGGGCCAAGGGCATGCGCGGTTTCTACGCAGCACGAGATTCCGAAGACGAGCTGCAAAAGCACTACAACGCCATCGCCGAAGGGGCCAAGGAACTGCGCATCCACCGCCCACGGCGTCAGCGCATGTTCGTGTCCGGCATCCAGAAAACCGCCGAGAAAATCTGCGACACCCAGATCCGCTCGATCAATACCTTCGTCATTGCCAAATCGTTCGGCTCGATGTTGTTCTTCGTGGTCATTGGCCTGGCGCTGGCCCTGCAATCGTTCTGGCCCAGTTCCGACAAAGCCGTGATGAGCGGTTTTGTGTTGGTGCTGCTGTACATGAAAGGGCCGCTGGAACATTTGGTCAGCACGCTGCCAATCATCAGCCGGGCGCAGATTGCGTTTCGCCGGATCGCCGAACTCAGCGAACAGTTTTCCTCCCCGGAACCGCACCTGCTGCTGGAAGATCAGGGCCATAAACCCGGCCCGGTCCACAGCCTGGAACTGAGCAACGTGCGTTACGCCTTCCCCCCTGTGGAAGGCAGCGAGCCCTTCCGCCTCGGGCCGGTCAACCTGCGCATCCAACAAGGCGACATTGTGTTTATCGTCGGTGAGAACGGCTGTGGCAAAACCACGCTGATTAAACTGCTGCTGGGTCTTTATGCGCCCACCGAAGGCGAGATCCGCGTCAACGACCAGACGATTACCGCACTCAACCGCGATGACTACCGGCAGAACTTCACCACGATATTTGCCGACTATTACCTGTTCGATGACCTGATTCAGGGCGACCGCCAAGTGCCGCAGGATGCCACGCGCTACCTCGAACGCCTGGAGATCGCGCACAAGGTCAGCGTGCGCGACGGCGCGTTCAGCACCACCGATCTTTCCACCGGTCAGCGCAAACGCCTGGCACTGGTCAATGCCTGGCTCGAAGAACGGCCGGTGCTGGTGTTCGATGAATGGGCGGCCGATCAGGACCCGACCTTCCGCCGCATCTTCTACACCGAACTGCTGCCCGACCTGAAGCGCCTGGGCAAGACCATCATCGTGATCTCCCACGATGACCGTTACTTCGACGTCGCCGATCAACTGGTGCGCATGGAGGCCGGCAAGGTCAAAAGCGAACTGCAACCCGCCTGA